One window of the Allosaccharopolyspora coralli genome contains the following:
- a CDS encoding PPOX class F420-dependent oxidoreductase — translation MASLADSEIRAFLEHGTRTAMVGFAARDGRPLVAPVWFVLDDEDVVFNTGRDTAKGRALARDPRLSLCVDMPELPYGFVQVQGVAEISDDPVEMLSWATRLGSRYMGENRAVEFGRRNAVPGELLVRLRPTKVIAELDMTGESS, via the coding sequence ATGGCGAGTCTGGCGGACAGCGAAATCCGAGCGTTCCTGGAGCACGGGACACGGACTGCGATGGTGGGGTTCGCCGCGCGGGACGGACGCCCCTTGGTGGCGCCGGTGTGGTTCGTGCTGGACGACGAGGACGTCGTGTTCAACACCGGGCGGGACACCGCGAAGGGCCGAGCGCTCGCGCGCGATCCGCGGCTGTCGCTGTGCGTCGACATGCCCGAGCTGCCGTACGGGTTCGTTCAGGTGCAGGGCGTCGCGGAGATTTCGGACGATCCGGTCGAGATGCTGAGTTGGGCCACGCGCCTGGGCAGCCGGTACATGGGGGAGAACCGTGCTGTGGAGTTCGGGCGTCGCAACGCGGTGCCCGGCGAACTCCTCGTGCGTCTACGCCCGACGAAAGTCATCGCCGAACTGGACATGACCGGCGAGTCGTCCTGA
- a CDS encoding zinc finger protein — translation MSHPFRWVPANGRRHASRHPTTGGGYPSGLAVTTLCGLDVRARTGDLPWLWPTCADCNLEARRIVGAVIRFPGPDPPAPNPGSYGSRSERHD, via the coding sequence ATGTCGCATCCGTTCCGCTGGGTGCCCGCCAACGGGCGGCGCCACGCGAGCCGCCACCCGACCACGGGCGGCGGCTACCCCTCGGGACTCGCCGTCACCACCCTGTGCGGCCTCGACGTCCGCGCCCGCACCGGCGACCTTCCGTGGCTGTGGCCCACCTGCGCCGACTGCAACCTCGAAGCCCGCCGCATCGTCGGCGCGGTGATCCGCTTTCCCGGCCCCGACCCTCCCGCACCGAACCCCGGATCGTACGGCTCCCGATCCGAACGACACGACTGA
- a CDS encoding NYN domain-containing protein: MNSVPEDRQGQEGSPADDSVVDSAQQTGGVVAELDVDSFAPPLRARLADLAAAALGDMRAGDVPPPLRAVVRFAPAKRARLGQEPLVNALREYPVFRAAVVDWCRSHRPAAVELHQQDAVGAAAAAVLLDHACAPHYVELTALRHEQSHQRSERDSAIAKADKLAVEVEGLRRDLAEAREVAEHAGDAGGAEADRLRKRLREQGMRLREAKDAAEGARAEAERARSDSEAAVVELTAERDRERARAQDERQRAERAVSEVDVARQSAREARKGDEVRLSLLLETMEGALGGLRRELGTGEQGPRPADTLSGVLATGEATDVGDLAGLDRLLRLPAVHLVVDGYNVTKTGYPELPLADQRDRLAHQLATLAARTGAEVTLVFDGADVVSVPGAGPRGVRVLFSEPGVQADDVIRGLVRAEPYGRQIVVATSDRAVVRSVREHGARPVSSALLLSRLTRS, translated from the coding sequence ATGAACTCGGTGCCCGAGGACCGTCAGGGGCAGGAAGGCTCCCCGGCGGACGATTCTGTTGTGGACAGTGCACAGCAGACGGGAGGCGTCGTCGCCGAGTTGGACGTCGACTCGTTCGCGCCGCCGCTGCGCGCACGGCTCGCCGACCTCGCCGCCGCTGCGCTCGGCGACATGCGCGCCGGCGACGTGCCGCCCCCGCTGCGCGCGGTGGTGCGGTTCGCTCCGGCCAAACGCGCTCGACTCGGGCAGGAACCGCTCGTGAACGCGTTGCGTGAGTACCCAGTCTTCCGTGCCGCCGTCGTGGACTGGTGTCGGTCGCACCGGCCGGCGGCCGTCGAGCTGCACCAGCAGGACGCGGTGGGCGCCGCGGCTGCGGCCGTCCTACTGGACCACGCCTGTGCCCCCCACTACGTCGAGCTGACGGCCTTGCGGCACGAGCAAAGCCACCAGCGTTCGGAACGGGACTCGGCCATCGCGAAGGCGGACAAGCTGGCCGTGGAGGTCGAAGGGCTGCGCCGGGACCTCGCCGAAGCCCGCGAAGTGGCGGAACACGCCGGGGACGCCGGCGGCGCCGAGGCCGATCGACTCCGCAAACGACTCCGCGAACAGGGGATGCGTCTCCGGGAGGCCAAGGACGCGGCCGAGGGCGCTCGAGCGGAGGCCGAGCGGGCGCGCTCGGACAGCGAGGCCGCGGTCGTCGAGCTCACCGCCGAGCGGGATCGCGAACGTGCACGGGCGCAGGACGAGCGGCAACGGGCCGAGCGCGCCGTGTCCGAGGTGGACGTGGCGCGTCAGTCCGCCCGCGAGGCCCGCAAAGGCGACGAGGTCCGGCTCTCGCTGTTGTTGGAGACGATGGAGGGTGCGCTCGGCGGCCTGCGTCGCGAACTCGGGACGGGCGAGCAGGGGCCACGCCCGGCCGACACGCTGTCCGGGGTGCTGGCCACCGGAGAAGCCACGGACGTCGGGGACCTCGCCGGGCTCGACCGGCTTCTCCGGCTGCCTGCGGTCCATCTCGTCGTCGACGGCTACAACGTGACGAAGACCGGCTATCCGGAGCTGCCGCTGGCCGACCAACGGGACCGCTTGGCCCACCAGCTCGCGACGCTCGCGGCGCGCACCGGAGCCGAGGTGACCCTGGTGTTCGACGGCGCCGACGTGGTGTCCGTGCCGGGAGCGGGACCGCGCGGGGTGCGGGTGCTGTTCAGTGAACCCGGGGTGCAGGCCGACGACGTGATTCGGGGACTCGTGCGCGCCGAGCCGTACGGGCGCCAGATCGTCGTGGCGACCTCGGACCGGGCTGTCGTGCGGTCCGTCCGGGAGCACGGCGCACGTCCTGTGTCGTCGGCGCTCCTGCTGTCTCGCCTGACGAGGTCCTGA
- a CDS encoding metallophosphoesterase family protein → MRVHVVSDVHGNVEDLKRAGDGADALVVLGDLIDFVDYQEHDKGILGAVFGPEKVGHFASLRRNQRGSELAAYARSLWESLDDPERVVQDAVRAQYEELFAAMRAPTYVIAGNVDNPYLWPEFARDGLYFVDGRSVEIGGLRFGFVGGTILPPGATLRRGSPWVPYLREEAEFDAAVEALDEIDVLCSHVPPALPELTYDVVARRAEHGSAALRRRIDTDRPRWSLFGHVHQPLCGRVRHRRTECLNVGHFKRTGTPRTLRW, encoded by the coding sequence GTGCGGGTCCACGTGGTCTCCGACGTACACGGCAACGTGGAGGACCTCAAACGGGCCGGCGACGGCGCCGATGCTCTGGTGGTCCTCGGCGACCTCATCGACTTCGTCGACTACCAGGAGCACGACAAGGGAATCCTCGGCGCGGTGTTCGGGCCGGAGAAGGTCGGGCACTTCGCGTCCTTGCGGCGCAACCAGCGGGGCTCCGAACTCGCAGCGTACGCACGTTCGCTGTGGGAAAGCCTCGACGACCCGGAGCGGGTCGTGCAGGACGCCGTGCGGGCACAGTACGAGGAACTGTTCGCGGCGATGCGCGCGCCGACGTACGTGATCGCCGGAAACGTCGACAACCCGTACCTGTGGCCGGAGTTCGCCCGTGACGGCCTGTATTTCGTCGACGGCCGGAGCGTGGAGATCGGGGGGCTGCGGTTCGGGTTCGTCGGAGGCACGATCCTGCCGCCGGGCGCGACGCTGCGCCGGGGCTCGCCGTGGGTGCCGTACCTGCGCGAGGAAGCGGAGTTCGACGCGGCGGTCGAGGCTTTGGACGAGATCGACGTGCTGTGCAGTCACGTTCCGCCCGCGCTGCCGGAACTCACCTACGACGTGGTCGCACGCCGCGCCGAGCACGGATCCGCCGCGCTTCGCCGACGCATCGACACCGACCGGCCCCGGTGGTCGCTGTTCGGGCACGTCCACCAGCCGCTGTGCGGCCGGGTGCGGCATCGGCGAACCGAGTGCCTCAACGTCGGGCACTTCAAACGGACCGGAACGCCCCGCACGCTGCGGTGGTGA
- the qcrB gene encoding cytochrome bc1 complex cytochrome b subunit yields the protein MSSITTPTKSESALQQRVASAADDADQRYQMATGLRRQLNKVFPTHWSFLLGEIALYTFIILIVTGIYLTLFFDPSMEEVVYEGSYRNLQGVEMSKAFASTLDISFEVRGGLFIRQLHHWAALLFVAAMMLHMARIFFTGAFRRPREANWVIGALLLILGMFEGFFGYSLPDDLLSGTGVRATLSGITISVPVIGTWAHWALFGGEFPGMEIIPRLYTLHILVLPGIMLGLIAAHLALVWYQKHTQFPGVRRKEDNVVGIRIMPTFALKGGAFFALVTGALSIMSGVFQINGIWHLGPYNASQVSAASQPDWYLAWADGILRIWPAWELYLGPYTVPPVFFAGAIGMGVLFTLLISYPFIEQKLNGDTAHHNLLQRPRDVPVRTSIGAMVIAFFSVLMISGVNDVVAFQLNISLNAMTWGGRIGILLLPPLAYWVTYRICLGLQRADREVLEHGVETGIIKRLPHGEFIEVHQPLGPVDDHGHPVELPYQGAPVPKKMNKLGAAGHAVEGSLLRPDPPEETAALERAHAEASREESAREAEREERESAPELAGRPQQPEQ from the coding sequence ATGAGTTCCATCACCACGCCGACGAAGTCGGAGAGCGCGCTCCAGCAGCGGGTGGCCTCGGCAGCGGACGACGCCGACCAGCGCTACCAGATGGCCACCGGGCTGCGTCGCCAGCTCAACAAGGTCTTCCCGACGCACTGGTCGTTCCTGCTCGGTGAGATCGCGCTCTACACGTTCATCATCCTGATCGTCACCGGCATCTACCTGACGCTGTTCTTCGACCCCTCGATGGAAGAGGTCGTCTACGAGGGTTCGTACCGCAACCTGCAGGGCGTCGAGATGTCGAAGGCGTTCGCGAGCACCCTGGACATCTCGTTCGAAGTCCGTGGCGGCCTGTTCATCCGCCAGCTGCACCACTGGGCGGCGTTGCTGTTCGTGGCGGCGATGATGCTGCACATGGCGCGGATCTTCTTCACCGGCGCTTTCCGTCGCCCGCGTGAGGCGAACTGGGTCATCGGCGCGCTGCTGCTGATCCTGGGCATGTTCGAGGGCTTCTTCGGCTACTCGCTGCCGGACGACCTGCTCTCCGGTACCGGTGTCCGGGCGACCCTGTCGGGCATCACGATCTCCGTGCCGGTCATCGGCACCTGGGCACACTGGGCGCTGTTCGGCGGCGAGTTCCCGGGCATGGAGATCATTCCGCGCCTCTACACGCTGCACATCCTGGTGCTGCCCGGCATCATGCTCGGCCTCATCGCCGCGCACCTGGCGTTGGTCTGGTACCAGAAGCACACCCAGTTCCCCGGCGTGCGCCGCAAGGAGGACAACGTCGTCGGCATCCGCATCATGCCGACCTTCGCCCTCAAGGGCGGTGCGTTCTTCGCGCTGGTCACCGGTGCGTTGTCGATCATGTCGGGTGTGTTCCAGATCAACGGCATCTGGCACCTGGGCCCGTACAACGCCTCGCAGGTCTCGGCGGCGTCGCAGCCGGACTGGTACTTGGCGTGGGCGGACGGCATCCTGCGTATCTGGCCCGCGTGGGAGCTCTATCTCGGGCCGTACACGGTGCCGCCGGTGTTCTTCGCGGGTGCGATCGGCATGGGCGTGTTGTTCACACTGCTCATCAGCTACCCGTTCATCGAACAGAAGCTCAATGGGGACACGGCACACCACAACCTGTTGCAGCGTCCTCGCGACGTGCCGGTGCGGACGAGCATCGGTGCGATGGTCATCGCGTTCTTCTCGGTGCTGATGATCTCCGGTGTCAACGACGTGGTGGCGTTCCAGCTCAACATCTCGCTGAACGCGATGACGTGGGGCGGCCGGATCGGGATCCTGCTGCTTCCGCCGCTGGCGTACTGGGTGACCTACCGGATCTGCCTGGGTCTGCAGCGCGCGGACCGGGAGGTCCTGGAGCACGGTGTCGAGACGGGCATCATCAAGCGTCTGCCGCATGGCGAGTTCATCGAGGTGCACCAGCCGCTCGGCCCGGTCGACGACCACGGTCACCCGGTGGAGCTGCCGTACCAGGGCGCTCCGGTGCCGAAGAAGATGAACAAGCTCGGCGCGGCCGGTCACGCCGTGGAGGGCAGCCTGCTGCGGCCCGACCCGCCAGAGGAGACCGCGGCGCTCGAACGGGCGCATGCGGAAGCTTCCCGGGAGGAATCGGCACGGGAAGCGGAACGCGAGGAGCGCGAGTCCGCGCCGGAACTCGCGGGCCGCCCCCAGCAGCCCGAGCAGTGA
- a CDS encoding DUF397 domain-containing protein, with the protein MSEGFDAVWRKSSRSSEQGHCVEIAQNMPGVGAVRDSKAPGQPPLVFRSGQVRAFLRAVKAGRLDR; encoded by the coding sequence ATGTCCGAGGGGTTCGACGCCGTATGGCGTAAGAGCAGCCGCAGTAGCGAGCAGGGCCATTGCGTGGAGATCGCGCAGAACATGCCGGGGGTCGGCGCAGTTCGGGACTCGAAGGCGCCGGGGCAGCCTCCGCTGGTCTTCCGCAGCGGTCAGGTACGGGCGTTCCTGAGAGCGGTGAAAGCGGGTCGCCTGGACCGCTGA
- a CDS encoding helix-turn-helix domain-containing protein: MAEDNVAEIGGGPGPNLRRRELGRELRQLRTEAGWSVAQAAKYAGFTDVTVRRIETGSQTILPRNVRVLCQAYEVDAALVERLMRRAEESNERGWWTRYSETMPDWFAKFVGLESDAVELRNYSLLYVDGLLQTPAYAEAFLSLRPEDPGDTVRRAVELRQARQQRLLGDDNPTTLHVVLDEAALRRHVGGVEVMREQLRHLVTMAERPNVTLQVVPFEAGAYAGAQNLFSMLRFPDGTDEVDVVYAENQRGAVWMERPADIRHVTGVFEQMTKVAHTPARSAEFVAGLAASL, from the coding sequence ATGGCAGAGGACAATGTCGCCGAGATCGGCGGCGGCCCCGGGCCGAACCTACGTCGCCGAGAACTCGGCCGGGAATTACGACAACTTCGAACCGAAGCCGGATGGAGCGTGGCCCAGGCTGCGAAATACGCGGGCTTCACCGACGTCACCGTTCGACGGATCGAGACCGGGAGCCAGACGATACTGCCCCGCAACGTCCGGGTGCTCTGCCAAGCCTACGAGGTGGATGCCGCACTCGTGGAGCGGCTGATGCGCCGCGCCGAGGAGTCGAACGAACGGGGCTGGTGGACCAGATACTCGGAGACGATGCCGGACTGGTTCGCCAAGTTCGTGGGCCTCGAATCCGACGCCGTGGAACTCCGGAACTACTCACTTCTCTACGTCGACGGTCTGCTGCAGACACCCGCCTACGCCGAGGCGTTCCTGTCGCTGCGTCCCGAGGACCCCGGCGACACGGTCCGGCGGGCGGTCGAGCTCCGGCAGGCGCGCCAACAGCGGCTGCTGGGTGACGACAACCCGACGACGCTGCACGTCGTGCTCGACGAGGCGGCGCTGCGGCGGCACGTCGGCGGTGTCGAGGTGATGCGTGAGCAGCTGCGGCACCTCGTGACGATGGCCGAACGGCCCAACGTCACACTCCAGGTCGTGCCCTTCGAGGCCGGGGCCTACGCGGGGGCACAGAACCTGTTCTCGATGCTGCGCTTTCCGGACGGCACCGACGAGGTCGACGTCGTGTACGCGGAGAACCAGCGGGGAGCCGTCTGGATGGAACGTCCAGCCGACATCCGGCATGTCACAGGGGTGTTCGAGCAGATGACGAAGGTGGCGCACACTCCGGCTCGGTCCGCCGAGTTCGTAGCCGGTCTGGCCGCATCGTTGTGA
- a CDS encoding SRPBCC family protein yields MVDQSTQSIVIEAPAPEIMSVISDFPAYPEWAEAVKEVEVRSRTAGGVPEHVRFVLDAGVVKDTYVLAYEWADDGLSVSWTLSEGQVQKAQNGSYRLKELGDGRTEVTYSLAVDLAIPMIGMFKRKAEKMIMDTALKELKRRVESVQ; encoded by the coding sequence ATGGTCGATCAGTCCACCCAATCCATCGTGATCGAGGCCCCGGCACCGGAGATCATGTCGGTGATCTCGGACTTCCCCGCGTATCCGGAGTGGGCGGAAGCGGTCAAAGAGGTCGAGGTTCGCTCCCGGACCGCGGGCGGCGTGCCCGAGCACGTCCGTTTCGTGCTCGACGCCGGTGTGGTCAAGGACACCTACGTCCTGGCCTACGAATGGGCTGACGACGGACTGTCGGTGAGCTGGACGTTGTCCGAGGGGCAGGTCCAGAAGGCCCAGAACGGCAGTTACCGGCTCAAGGAACTGGGGGACGGGCGCACGGAGGTCACCTACAGCCTCGCCGTCGACCTCGCGATCCCCATGATCGGCATGTTCAAGCGCAAGGCCGAGAAAATGATCATGGACACGGCGTTGAAGGAGCTCAAACGTCGCGTCGAGTCCGTTCAGTAA
- a CDS encoding AMP-dependent synthetase/ligase, whose amino-acid sequence MREFSVPATTSVADDENLTDMVWANAERFGSTVSFRRSVDGTWVDVTAADFAAQVLAVARGIIAAGLEPGDRIGLMSRTRYEWTLLDFAIWAAGCVTVPIYETSASDQVEWILSDSGARALFVETGTHRVEVDKVVDKLPDVRHVWQIDGPTDSGAAGAVDELTALGADVADSDVRDRSNGVKADDTATLIYTSGTTGRPKGCELTHRNLLAEIRADLDAFPQLMQPGNSMLMFLPMAHVLARAISIATVYARLTLGHTADIKDLVTDLGSFRPTFVLAVPRVFEKVYNTAKHKAHSGGKGKIFDAAEATAVEYSKAQDGSGPGIALKAKHLVFDKLVYGKLRAALGGRCIAAVSGGAPLGERLAHFYRGIGVPVLEGYGLTETTAAATVNVEGDAKIGTVGKPISGTAVRIADDGEILVKGDVVFTRYWNNPSATEESLEDGWFHTGDLGSLDEDGFLRITGRKKEIIVTAGGKNVAPAGLEDALRSHPLISQCMVVGDQKPFIGALVTLDPEFLPAWLEDNGKSTSLTASDLVEDPDVRATVQKAVDEANQGVSKAEQIKQFRILPDDFTEATGELTPSMKLKRTKVAENHADTIQGLYT is encoded by the coding sequence GTGCGAGAGTTCAGCGTCCCCGCCACGACGTCCGTGGCCGACGACGAGAACCTCACCGACATGGTGTGGGCAAACGCGGAACGCTTCGGCAGCACGGTGAGCTTCCGACGATCCGTCGACGGCACCTGGGTCGACGTGACCGCGGCCGATTTCGCCGCGCAGGTTCTGGCGGTGGCGAGGGGCATCATCGCCGCCGGCCTGGAGCCCGGCGACCGGATCGGTCTGATGTCGCGCACCCGGTACGAGTGGACCCTGCTCGACTTCGCCATCTGGGCGGCGGGCTGCGTGACCGTTCCGATCTACGAGACCTCGGCCTCGGACCAGGTCGAATGGATCCTGTCCGACTCCGGGGCGCGGGCCCTGTTCGTCGAGACCGGCACCCATCGCGTCGAGGTCGACAAGGTGGTCGACAAGCTGCCGGACGTACGTCACGTGTGGCAGATCGACGGGCCCACCGACAGTGGCGCGGCCGGAGCGGTCGACGAGCTCACCGCACTCGGAGCCGACGTCGCCGACAGCGACGTGCGGGACCGCAGCAACGGTGTGAAGGCCGACGACACGGCCACCCTCATCTACACCTCCGGCACCACCGGCCGCCCCAAGGGCTGCGAGCTGACCCACCGGAACCTGCTCGCCGAGATCCGCGCCGACCTCGACGCGTTCCCGCAGCTGATGCAGCCGGGCAACTCCATGTTGATGTTCCTGCCGATGGCGCACGTGCTCGCCAGGGCCATCTCCATCGCCACCGTCTACGCACGGCTGACGCTCGGCCACACCGCCGACATCAAGGACCTCGTCACCGACCTGGGCTCGTTCCGCCCCACGTTCGTCCTCGCCGTGCCGCGTGTGTTCGAGAAGGTCTACAACACGGCCAAGCACAAGGCGCACTCCGGTGGCAAGGGCAAGATCTTCGACGCCGCCGAGGCGACCGCCGTCGAGTACAGCAAGGCACAGGACGGCTCGGGCCCCGGGATCGCCCTCAAGGCCAAGCACCTCGTGTTCGACAAGCTCGTCTACGGCAAGCTGCGGGCCGCTCTGGGGGGTCGGTGCATCGCGGCCGTCTCCGGTGGCGCTCCGCTCGGTGAGCGGCTCGCGCACTTCTACCGGGGTATCGGCGTCCCGGTGCTGGAAGGCTACGGCCTCACCGAGACGACCGCCGCCGCCACGGTGAACGTCGAGGGCGACGCCAAGATCGGAACGGTCGGCAAGCCGATCTCCGGCACAGCGGTGCGGATCGCCGACGACGGCGAGATCCTCGTCAAGGGAGACGTGGTCTTCACCCGCTACTGGAACAACCCGAGCGCCACCGAGGAGTCCCTCGAAGACGGCTGGTTCCACACCGGCGACCTCGGTTCCCTCGACGAGGACGGCTTCCTGCGGATCACCGGCCGCAAGAAGGAGATCATCGTGACCGCGGGCGGCAAGAACGTCGCCCCGGCGGGGTTGGAGGACGCGCTGCGCTCCCATCCGCTGATCAGCCAGTGCATGGTGGTCGGTGACCAGAAGCCGTTCATCGGCGCGCTGGTCACCCTCGACCCGGAGTTCCTGCCCGCGTGGTTGGAGGACAACGGCAAGTCGACGTCGCTGACGGCCTCGGATCTCGTCGAGGACCCCGACGTGCGCGCCACGGTGCAGAAGGCAGTCGACGAGGCCAACCAAGGCGTGTCCAAGGCGGAACAGATCAAGCAGTTCCGCATCCTGCCGGACGACTTCACCGAAGCCACCGGCGAGCTGACGCCGAGTATGAAGCTCAAGCGCACCAAGGTCGCCGAGAATCACGCGGACACTATCCAGGGTCTCTACACCTGA
- a CDS encoding DEDD exonuclease domain-containing protein produces MTTQLSFDQLGAGRDVPLAEITFVVVDLETTGGSSEHDTVTEIGAVKVRGGEVIGEFATLVDPERGIPPAVVSITGITDAMVTGAPRLATVLPAFLEFVRDAVLVAHNAPFDIGFLRAACGRHALVWPKPDVVCTAKLARRVLTRDETPNHKLGTLARVLHARTEPVHRALDDARATTDVLHSLLERVGAFGVHSLDELLDHLPDVSPQQRRKRTLADGLPDTPGVYLFRGPNDEVLYVGTASNLRRRVRQYFTAGEKRRRIKEMVVLAERIDHVECAHPLEAEVRELRLLAAHAPPYNRRSKFPRRAWWVVLTDEPFPRLSVVRTPRAGAFGPFPSRRAAADAVDTLQTATTIRRCTERIPATHQNSRPCAVHELGHCGAPCAGLQTVEQYEPEVARVRGVIAGRDDAVLHRLHGELDRLSSAQRFEQAADHRDQLAALVRALDRGQRMSTLAGIDELVAARPDGSGGWQFAVVRHGRLAAAGTAARGAPPMPVVDALQASAETVRPTEGPLRGATADEVRVLLRWLTGARMVRCSQPWAEPVAATASWTSWLERAVAGRTPYGGED; encoded by the coding sequence ATGACCACGCAGCTCTCGTTCGACCAGCTCGGAGCCGGGCGAGACGTGCCGCTCGCCGAGATCACCTTCGTGGTGGTCGACCTCGAAACCACCGGCGGGAGCAGCGAGCACGACACGGTCACCGAGATCGGTGCCGTGAAGGTTCGAGGCGGCGAGGTGATCGGCGAGTTCGCCACCCTCGTCGACCCCGAACGGGGTATCCCGCCCGCCGTCGTCTCCATCACGGGGATCACCGACGCCATGGTCACCGGCGCACCGCGACTCGCCACAGTGCTGCCCGCGTTCCTCGAGTTCGTGCGGGACGCGGTCCTCGTCGCGCACAACGCGCCGTTCGACATCGGATTCCTGCGGGCCGCGTGCGGCCGACACGCACTGGTGTGGCCGAAACCGGACGTCGTCTGCACGGCGAAACTCGCGCGACGGGTCCTCACCCGGGACGAAACTCCCAATCACAAGCTGGGCACGCTCGCGCGGGTCCTGCACGCACGCACCGAACCCGTGCATCGCGCGCTCGACGACGCACGGGCCACGACCGACGTCCTGCATTCCCTGCTGGAGCGGGTCGGCGCGTTCGGGGTGCACAGCCTCGACGAACTTCTCGACCACCTGCCCGACGTCTCACCACAGCAGCGCCGCAAACGAACGCTGGCCGACGGGCTCCCGGACACCCCCGGCGTGTACCTGTTCCGCGGACCCAACGACGAGGTCCTCTACGTCGGCACCGCATCGAACCTGCGCCGCCGCGTGCGCCAGTACTTCACAGCGGGCGAGAAACGCCGTCGCATCAAGGAAATGGTGGTCCTCGCCGAACGCATCGACCACGTCGAATGCGCACACCCGCTCGAGGCCGAGGTCCGCGAACTCCGACTACTCGCCGCGCACGCCCCGCCGTACAACCGACGCTCGAAGTTCCCGCGACGCGCGTGGTGGGTGGTGCTCACCGACGAGCCGTTCCCACGGTTGTCGGTGGTGCGGACACCGCGGGCGGGGGCGTTCGGGCCGTTCCCGTCACGCCGTGCCGCGGCCGACGCGGTCGACACGCTACAGACGGCGACCACGATCCGCCGCTGCACCGAGCGGATCCCCGCGACCCATCAGAACTCTCGCCCCTGCGCCGTCCACGAACTCGGCCACTGCGGAGCCCCGTGCGCCGGGCTGCAAACCGTCGAGCAGTACGAGCCCGAAGTCGCCAGGGTGCGCGGGGTCATCGCCGGTCGGGACGACGCGGTGCTGCACAGGTTGCACGGCGAACTCGACCGGCTCTCGTCCGCACAGCGGTTCGAGCAGGCCGCCGACCACCGCGACCAACTCGCCGCCCTCGTCCGAGCCCTCGACCGCGGACAGCGGATGTCCACGCTCGCCGGTATCGATGAGCTCGTCGCCGCCCGTCCCGACGGCTCCGGTGGCTGGCAGTTCGCCGTCGTCCGGCACGGACGGCTCGCGGCGGCCGGAACCGCCGCCCGAGGTGCTCCGCCGATGCCGGTCGTCGACGCACTGCAAGCCTCCGCCGAGACCGTCCGACCCACGGAAGGGCCGTTGCGGGGAGCGACCGCCGACGAAGTCCGGGTCTTGCTGCGATGGCTCACGGGGGCGCGGATGGTGCGGTGCAGCCAGCCGTGGGCCGAGCCGGTCGCAGCGACCGCGTCCTGGACCTCCTGGCTCGAGCGTGCCGTCGCCGGCCGGACACCCTACGGCGGCGAAGACTGA
- a CDS encoding C40 family peptidase, which produces MASHRLKRSMRGALAATAVAAVVGITATPASADPPLPDNASDAVKQLSDLQHEAEVLTEEYKKAEDDRAARQADLDRANADADQAQQVAESARAEEDRFRGQVDQLTSASYQGARMNKMSALLVSESPNDFLDRASALDVLAKDNNEAVTSLAAAADQAEAAEQRTQDARARAAEAEAEAARIQDEIGSKKAAMEDQISVVKDRLDELSAADRETLTGGGQTDYEAPAGTGAAAEAVQAALSVQGSPYVWGAKGPSSFDCSGLTYWAYEQAGVTLGGSTKTQVNEGKSISAGQLQPGDLIFYNSPVSHVSMYVGNGKAVHAPTSGDVVKVDEYKDIGDVTSMRRPTA; this is translated from the coding sequence GTGGCCTCGCACAGACTGAAGCGCTCGATGCGCGGAGCCTTGGCAGCGACAGCGGTCGCGGCCGTCGTCGGCATCACCGCGACCCCGGCGAGCGCCGACCCGCCGCTACCCGACAACGCCTCGGACGCGGTCAAGCAGCTCAGCGACCTGCAGCACGAGGCCGAGGTGCTCACCGAGGAGTACAAGAAGGCCGAGGACGATCGCGCGGCACGGCAGGCCGACCTCGATCGCGCGAACGCGGACGCGGACCAGGCGCAGCAGGTCGCCGAGAGCGCCCGCGCCGAGGAGGACCGGTTCCGCGGGCAGGTCGACCAGCTCACTTCCGCCTCCTACCAGGGCGCGCGGATGAACAAGATGTCCGCGCTGCTGGTCAGCGAGTCCCCGAACGATTTCCTGGACCGTGCGTCCGCGCTGGACGTGCTGGCCAAGGACAACAACGAGGCGGTCACCTCCCTCGCCGCCGCCGCTGACCAGGCCGAGGCCGCGGAGCAGCGCACCCAGGACGCGCGCGCCCGCGCGGCCGAGGCGGAGGCCGAAGCGGCTCGTATCCAGGACGAGATCGGCTCCAAGAAGGCCGCCATGGAGGACCAGATCTCGGTCGTCAAGGACCGCCTGGACGAGCTCAGCGCCGCGGACCGCGAAACGCTCACCGGCGGCGGGCAGACCGACTACGAGGCGCCTGCGGGCACGGGTGCCGCTGCCGAAGCCGTGCAGGCAGCACTGAGCGTCCAGGGCTCGCCGTACGTGTGGGGCGCGAAGGGCCCCAGCTCGTTCGACTGCTCCGGGCTGACGTACTGGGCCTACGAGCAAGCGGGCGTGACGCTCGGCGGCTCGACGAAGACGCAGGTCAACGAGGGGAAGAGTATCTCGGCCGGACAGCTGCAGCCGGGCGACCTGATCTTCTACAACAGCCCGGTCTCCCACGTGTCGATGTACGTCGGCAACGGCAAGGCCGTGCACGCACCGACCTCCGGCGACGTCGTCAAGGTCGACGAGTACAAGGACATCGGCGACGTCACCTCGATGCGTCGCCCGACGGCCTGA